One segment of Pseudodesulfovibrio sp. 5S69 DNA contains the following:
- a CDS encoding alpha-ketoacid dehydrogenase subunit beta — translation MSEKTYLQALNEALKLEMERDENVFILGEDVGQFGGCFGVTQGLFDQFGESRVMDTPITESTIVGAAAGAAAAGLRPVAELMFVDFIGVAMDQLFNQAAKMRFMFGGKATVPMTLRMPQGAGIGAAAQHSQSLESWFMNIPGLKVVIPSTPYDAKGLLISAIRDENPVVFLEHKLLYGVSGEVPDESYTIEIGKGEVKREGTDVTIVATSQMVYAALEAAERLKADGIDAEVVDPRCLQPLDKDIILDSVKKTHALVVAHEAVQFAGPGAEIAAMVAEEALDYLDAPVRRVGAPFCPVPFSPPLEQFYIPNADNIVEAVKSLR, via the coding sequence ATGTCCGAAAAAACATATCTTCAGGCGCTCAATGAAGCATTGAAGCTCGAAATGGAGCGGGATGAGAACGTCTTCATTCTCGGCGAGGACGTGGGGCAGTTCGGTGGTTGTTTCGGCGTGACCCAGGGGCTGTTCGATCAGTTCGGCGAGTCGCGGGTCATGGACACCCCCATCACCGAGAGCACCATCGTCGGCGCTGCCGCCGGCGCCGCCGCCGCCGGGCTGCGGCCCGTGGCCGAACTCATGTTCGTGGACTTCATCGGCGTGGCCATGGACCAGTTGTTCAACCAGGCCGCCAAGATGCGCTTCATGTTCGGCGGCAAGGCCACCGTGCCCATGACCCTGCGCATGCCTCAGGGCGCGGGCATCGGCGCCGCCGCCCAGCACTCCCAGTCCCTGGAGTCCTGGTTCATGAACATCCCCGGCCTCAAGGTGGTCATCCCTTCCACCCCCTATGACGCCAAGGGATTGCTGATCAGCGCCATCCGCGACGAGAACCCGGTGGTCTTCCTGGAGCACAAGCTGCTCTACGGCGTGTCCGGCGAGGTCCCGGACGAGAGCTACACCATCGAGATCGGCAAGGGCGAGGTCAAGCGCGAGGGCACGGACGTGACCATCGTGGCCACCTCCCAGATGGTCTACGCCGCCCTGGAAGCGGCCGAACGCCTCAAGGCCGACGGCATCGACGCCGAGGTCGTGGACCCGCGCTGCCTCCAGCCGCTGGACAAGGACATCATCCTGGATTCCGTCAAGAAGACCCACGCCCTGGTCGTGGCCCACGAGGCCGTGCAGTTCGCCGGTCCCGGCGCCGAGATCGCGGCCATGGTCGCCGAAGAGGCGCTTGATTACCTGGATGCGCCCGTGAGGCGGGTCGGCGCGCCGTTCTGCCCGGTGCCGTTCTCCCCGCCGCTGGAGCAGTTCTACATCCCCAACGCGGACAACATCGTCGAAGCCGTCAAGAGTCTTCGCTAA
- a CDS encoding thiamine pyrophosphate-dependent dehydrogenase E1 component subunit alpha, with amino-acid sequence MALSKKTLIHMYETMNKIRLFEQKLQEFFAAGEIPGFVHLYLGEEAVATGACSVLTDADTITSTHRGHGHLLAKGGDLKLMMAEIFGRSTGYCKGKGGSMHIADFDLGILGANGIVGGGGPLAVGAALATKYKKAKDVTVCFFGDGASNQGTTQEALNAASAWKLPLVFVNENNGYGISCPQCKSMAVVDIADRAAAYDMPGVVVDGNDVLAVYEAVTEAVKRARKGEGPSLIECKTYRWRGHFEGDACTYRCVEELEEWMAKDPIPRFEAKLLESKTLTQAEVDKIKASIAKDVDEAVAFAKESPMPSTSALMDDVYA; translated from the coding sequence ATGGCTCTCAGCAAGAAGACATTGATTCACATGTATGAAACCATGAACAAGATCCGCTTGTTCGAGCAGAAACTGCAGGAGTTCTTCGCCGCGGGCGAGATTCCGGGCTTCGTACACCTCTACCTCGGTGAGGAAGCCGTAGCCACCGGCGCCTGCTCGGTGCTGACCGACGCCGACACCATCACCTCTACCCACCGCGGCCACGGCCACCTGCTGGCCAAGGGCGGCGACCTGAAGCTGATGATGGCCGAGATCTTCGGCCGTTCCACCGGCTACTGCAAGGGCAAGGGCGGCTCCATGCACATCGCGGACTTCGACCTCGGCATCCTCGGCGCCAACGGCATCGTGGGCGGCGGCGGTCCCCTGGCCGTGGGCGCGGCCCTGGCCACGAAGTACAAGAAGGCCAAGGACGTAACCGTCTGCTTCTTCGGCGACGGCGCCTCCAACCAGGGCACCACCCAGGAGGCCCTGAACGCGGCCTCCGCCTGGAAGCTGCCCCTGGTCTTCGTCAACGAGAACAACGGCTACGGCATCTCCTGCCCGCAGTGCAAGTCCATGGCCGTGGTCGACATCGCCGACCGCGCCGCCGCCTATGACATGCCCGGCGTGGTGGTCGACGGCAACGACGTGCTGGCCGTGTACGAGGCCGTCACCGAGGCCGTCAAGCGCGCCCGCAAGGGCGAGGGCCCCTCGCTCATCGAATGCAAGACCTACCGCTGGCGCGGCCACTTCGAGGGCGACGCCTGCACCTATCGCTGCGTTGAGGAGCTGGAAGAGTGGATGGCCAAGGATCCGATCCCCCGCTTCGAGGCCAAGCTGCTTGAAAGCAAGACCTTGACCCAGGCGGAAGTGGACAAGATCAAGGCAAGCATTGCCAAGGACGTGGACGAGGCCGTGGCGTTCGCCAAGGAAAGCCCGATGCCTTCGACCAGCGCGCTCATGGACGACGTATACGCCTAA